A DNA window from Allokutzneria albata contains the following coding sequences:
- a CDS encoding sensor histidine kinase, whose protein sequence is MRWQPGLRASIALTVVMVTLVATGVVALVTYRLQVGATLDRFSASAHASFESDAQQARQFIVKTAPTGSEVDKVAEYMEGRLGLSGWAVINLKPTSGPVSRWVRGEYTSVAASPGLGNQRWPANQVEPAQGQRSAASWATIHGDTRLVLMGPVNSDLLLVETYTTKKLDSELAQLRRQLLVVALVVVVLGAAAGILAARRIQRRVRIAATAAQRLGSGALDTRLPVRGRDELADLAMSFNTMAHQLSESIAQLRRKDQQQRRFVADVAHDLRTPLASMLAATESLRSADPDDRERSAELVGTQVRRLSALVEDLLEMSRFDAGAADFRPEPLDLTALVADAIAMTAPEVEIGLSTLGDAAMTGDPRRLHTIVRNLLTNALRHGGQPITVTIDGRGTDWVRVVVADSGPGLPDDLAPYVFDRFVRGDRARQHTEGSGLGLAIAYENAVLHGGHIDVTNVDGAVFTLVVPRVRSGGELVE, encoded by the coding sequence GTGAGGTGGCAGCCCGGGCTGCGCGCCAGCATCGCGCTGACGGTCGTCATGGTCACGCTCGTGGCGACCGGGGTCGTGGCGCTGGTGACCTACCGGCTGCAGGTGGGAGCGACGCTCGACAGGTTCAGCGCCTCCGCCCACGCGAGCTTCGAGTCCGACGCGCAACAGGCGCGCCAGTTCATCGTCAAGACGGCGCCGACCGGGTCCGAAGTGGACAAGGTCGCGGAGTACATGGAGGGCAGGCTCGGCCTGTCCGGCTGGGCGGTGATCAACCTCAAGCCGACCTCCGGCCCGGTCTCCCGGTGGGTGCGCGGCGAGTACACCTCGGTGGCCGCCTCGCCCGGCCTCGGGAACCAGAGGTGGCCCGCCAACCAGGTCGAACCGGCCCAGGGGCAGCGATCTGCGGCCTCGTGGGCCACGATCCACGGCGACACGCGGCTCGTGCTCATGGGACCGGTCAACTCGGATCTGCTGCTGGTGGAGACCTACACGACCAAGAAGCTGGACTCCGAACTCGCCCAGCTCCGGCGCCAGCTCCTGGTGGTCGCGCTCGTCGTGGTGGTGCTCGGCGCCGCCGCCGGAATCCTCGCCGCACGGCGGATCCAGCGCCGTGTGCGGATCGCGGCGACCGCGGCGCAGCGGCTGGGTTCCGGGGCCTTGGACACGCGTTTGCCGGTGCGGGGTCGCGATGAGCTGGCCGACCTGGCCATGTCCTTCAACACGATGGCGCACCAGCTCAGCGAGTCCATCGCCCAGCTCCGTCGCAAAGACCAGCAACAGCGCCGGTTCGTGGCCGACGTGGCGCACGACCTGCGCACGCCGCTGGCGTCGATGCTGGCCGCGACCGAGAGCCTGCGCAGCGCCGATCCCGATGATCGGGAGCGCTCCGCGGAACTGGTCGGCACGCAGGTGCGGCGGCTGAGCGCCCTCGTCGAGGACCTGCTGGAGATGTCCCGCTTCGACGCCGGAGCGGCCGACTTCCGACCGGAACCGCTCGACCTGACCGCGCTCGTGGCGGACGCGATCGCCATGACCGCGCCCGAGGTGGAGATCGGTCTGAGCACCCTCGGCGACGCCGCGATGACGGGCGATCCCCGGCGGTTGCACACGATCGTCCGCAACCTGCTCACCAATGCGCTGCGCCACGGCGGGCAGCCCATCACGGTGACGATCGACGGGCGCGGGACCGACTGGGTCCGGGTCGTGGTGGCCGACTCAGGGCCGGGGTTGCCCGATGACCTGGCGCCGTACGTGTTCGACCGCTTCGTCCGCGGCGACCGCGCTCGGCAGCACACCGAGGGCAGCGGCTTGGGGCTCGCGATCGCTTACGAGAACGCGGTTCTGCACGGCGGCCACATCGATGTGACCAATGTGGACGGTGCGGTGTTCACCTTGGTCGTCCCGCGAGTCCGGTCAGGCGGCGAACTGGTCGAGTAG
- a CDS encoding response regulator transcription factor — protein sequence MPRLLLVEDDAVLAEALSRALRGLGHEVEVSPTGEHALDVVLERRTPIDVVLLDVMLPGIDGFEVCRRIRARDTVPVLLLTARSDPVDMVVGLEGGADDYVVKPVEPRVLDARVKTILRRIAPVPPQRQGVRALGGLEIDREAMTVTKDGVELRLTATEMRLLMEFADHPGQVLSRQALLRRVWDYGYAGDSRLVDAAVARLRGKIEPDPGKPRLLRTVRGFGYRLDPP from the coding sequence GTGCCCCGGTTGCTGCTCGTCGAGGACGACGCCGTGCTCGCCGAGGCCTTGTCGCGGGCCCTGCGCGGGCTCGGGCACGAGGTCGAGGTCTCCCCCACCGGGGAGCACGCCCTGGACGTGGTGCTCGAACGCCGCACGCCCATCGACGTGGTCCTGCTGGACGTCATGTTGCCCGGCATCGACGGGTTCGAGGTGTGCAGGCGCATCCGCGCGCGGGACACGGTCCCGGTGCTGTTGCTGACCGCGCGCAGCGATCCGGTGGACATGGTGGTCGGTCTGGAGGGCGGTGCCGACGACTACGTGGTGAAGCCGGTCGAACCCCGAGTGCTGGACGCCAGGGTGAAGACGATCCTGCGCCGCATCGCGCCCGTGCCGCCGCAGCGCCAGGGCGTGCGCGCGCTCGGCGGGCTGGAGATCGACCGCGAAGCCATGACCGTCACCAAGGACGGGGTGGAGCTGCGGCTGACCGCGACCGAGATGCGACTGCTGATGGAGTTCGCCGACCACCCCGGTCAGGTGCTGAGCAGGCAGGCCCTCCTCCGCAGGGTGTGGGACTACGGCTACGCCGGGGACTCGCGCCTGGTCGACGCGGCGGTGGCCCGGCTGCGCGGGAAGATCGAGCCGGACCCGGGCAAGCCGAGGTTGCTGCGCACGGTGCGCGGGTTCGGCTACCGCCTGGACCCGCCGTGA
- the vanY-N gene encoding D,D-peptidase/D,D-carboxypeptidase VanY-N, protein MRVGTRVLAVLMLPVAFVRAPGRARHLACQWALRLRYPTENLDGLDPRARKAFEAARTQAFWQDGQLIGLTSGHRDAAEQYRMFMEEVRRSGSWGAARRTVLPPEESSHVRGIAMDVRPTEGAYWLELHGGRYDLYRTYDNEWWHFEYRPETDGRPPVRMPHPGAAPYHSATC, encoded by the coding sequence ATGAGGGTGGGCACGCGGGTGCTCGCCGTGTTGATGCTGCCGGTGGCGTTCGTCCGCGCTCCCGGGCGAGCGCGCCACCTCGCGTGCCAGTGGGCGCTGCGCCTGAGATATCCCACGGAGAACCTGGACGGGCTGGACCCGCGCGCTCGGAAGGCGTTCGAGGCGGCCCGGACGCAAGCCTTCTGGCAGGACGGCCAGCTCATCGGGCTGACGTCGGGGCACCGCGACGCGGCCGAGCAGTACCGCATGTTCATGGAGGAGGTGCGCAGGAGCGGTTCCTGGGGCGCGGCCCGGCGAACGGTTCTGCCGCCGGAGGAGTCGAGCCACGTGCGCGGAATCGCGATGGACGTGCGGCCGACGGAAGGCGCGTACTGGCTGGAGCTGCACGGCGGCCGCTACGACCTGTACCGGACCTACGACAACGAATGGTGGCACTTCGAGTACCGCCCGGAAACGGACGGCAGGCCGCCCGTGCGGATGCCGCACCCGGGCGCGGCGCCCTACCATTCGGCCACCTGTTGA
- a CDS encoding GntR family transcriptional regulator, producing MTGSRSQWLAGELRERVALGDYGASGALESEAELGRRYDVSRVTVRRALEQLRAEGLLVSRKGAGWYVVSGASFGQSLALGTFQHAGSAVAEAGVPLTRTVVEYGYGTPPGSVAGVLDLPGGTETLRVQALRRTDSTPLDVVTEWVPLALAAPVSRADAEDPGIWETLRRNGHQIAVVRQSITATAALQRIAELLEVPAATPVLLVRRLAVGPDDKPIALSEHRYLGHRFRLEVEFRGWPAAEPPGVAPITGVEQEG from the coding sequence ATGACAGGTTCGCGATCGCAGTGGTTGGCCGGTGAGCTGCGAGAACGGGTCGCGCTCGGCGACTACGGGGCGTCCGGGGCACTGGAGAGCGAAGCCGAACTGGGGCGCCGGTACGACGTGAGCCGCGTGACCGTGCGGCGGGCACTGGAACAGCTCCGCGCGGAAGGCCTGCTGGTCTCCCGCAAGGGAGCGGGCTGGTACGTCGTTTCCGGCGCCTCTTTCGGCCAGTCGCTGGCGCTGGGCACCTTCCAGCACGCCGGATCGGCGGTCGCCGAGGCCGGTGTCCCGCTCACGCGCACGGTCGTCGAATACGGCTACGGCACCCCGCCCGGTAGCGTCGCCGGTGTCCTGGACCTGCCCGGCGGCACGGAAACCCTGCGCGTCCAAGCGTTGCGACGAACCGATTCGACGCCGCTGGACGTGGTCACCGAGTGGGTGCCGCTGGCGCTCGCCGCCCCGGTCAGCCGCGCGGACGCCGAGGACCCCGGCATCTGGGAAACCTTGCGCCGCAACGGACATCAGATCGCCGTGGTCCGCCAGAGCATCACCGCCACGGCCGCCTTGCAGCGCATCGCGGAGCTGCTCGAGGTCCCTGCCGCCACACCGGTGCTGCTCGTCCGCCGTCTCGCCGTCGGGCCGGACGACAAACCCATTGCCCTGTCGGAACACCGCTACCTCGGGCACCGGTTCCGGCTGGAGGTGGAGTTCCGCGGCTGGCCCGCCGCCGAACCACCAGGGGTCGCGCCGATCACCGGCGTCGAACAGGAAGGCTGA
- the rfbB gene encoding dTDP-glucose 4,6-dehydratase: MRLLVTGAAGFIGSHFVRHRVHEHPGDSIIALDALTYAGTETNLADVREQITFVHADIADAEQVLHDHGVDVVVNFAAESHNSLAILDPGRFFRTNVLGTQALLEAARRFGVERFHHISTCEVYGDLALDAEQAFTEESPYRPRTPYNASKAGADHAVRAYYETFGLPVTITNCANNYGSHQFPEKVLPLFTTKALDGKPLPVYASKDNRREWIHVLDHVRAIDAVLDRGRIGETYHVGTGVEASVEQIANLVLDELDLPASLKQEVPDRPGHDRRYLLDSTKIRRELGWEYSVEFEAGVRETVRWYADNRAWWEPLRGRSPVTEGAWG; the protein is encoded by the coding sequence ATGCGTCTGCTCGTCACCGGCGCTGCCGGATTCATCGGTTCCCACTTCGTCCGCCATCGGGTGCACGAGCACCCGGGCGACAGCATCATCGCGCTGGACGCCCTGACCTACGCGGGCACCGAGACCAACCTGGCCGACGTTCGCGAGCAGATCACCTTCGTGCACGCCGACATCGCCGATGCCGAGCAGGTGTTGCACGACCACGGTGTCGACGTGGTCGTCAACTTCGCCGCCGAGTCGCACAACAGCCTCGCCATCCTCGACCCCGGACGGTTCTTCCGCACGAATGTGCTTGGCACACAAGCGCTTCTGGAGGCCGCGCGCCGGTTCGGCGTCGAACGCTTCCACCACATCTCCACCTGCGAGGTCTACGGCGACCTGGCGCTGGACGCCGAGCAGGCCTTCACCGAGGAGTCGCCCTACCGGCCGCGCACCCCGTACAACGCCAGCAAGGCAGGCGCCGACCACGCGGTGCGCGCGTACTACGAGACGTTCGGCTTGCCGGTCACCATCACCAACTGCGCCAACAACTACGGCTCCCACCAGTTCCCGGAGAAGGTGCTGCCGCTGTTCACCACCAAGGCGCTGGACGGCAAGCCGTTGCCGGTCTACGCGTCCAAGGACAACCGGCGGGAATGGATCCACGTGCTGGACCACGTCCGCGCCATCGACGCCGTGCTCGACCGAGGCCGGATCGGCGAGACCTACCACGTGGGCACCGGTGTCGAAGCCAGCGTCGAGCAGATCGCGAACCTGGTGCTCGACGAACTGGACCTGCCCGCGTCGCTGAAGCAGGAGGTGCCTGACCGCCCCGGTCACGACCGCCGCTACCTGCTGGACTCCACCAAGATCCGCCGAGAGCTGGGTTGGGAATACTCCGTGGAGTTCGAGGCCGGAGTGCGTGAGACTGTCCGCTGGTACGCCGACAACCGCGCGTGGTGGGAGCCGCTGCGCGGTCGTTCACCGGTGACCGAGGGCGCGTGGGGGTAG
- a CDS encoding GNAT family N-acetyltransferase, producing the protein MLVDHFPLVGLRLTTPRLELRLPASEELAALADLAADGIHDPAVMPFVAAWTDRPPAEVARGVIQHHWAQLGAMTPRKWELDLTVFCDGVVVGQQSIGARELAITGEVSTGSWLGRRFQGQGIGTEMRAAVLHLAFAGLGAAEAVSSAFEDNTASLVVSRKLGYEPDGIIRQVIRGALAVEHRQRITRVAWQQHRTTPVTIHGLDPCLPLLGVEESTVDV; encoded by the coding sequence ATGCTGGTTGATCACTTCCCGTTGGTCGGGCTCCGGCTGACCACTCCGAGGCTGGAGCTGCGCCTGCCCGCGTCCGAGGAGCTGGCCGCCTTGGCCGACCTCGCCGCCGACGGCATCCACGACCCGGCGGTCATGCCCTTCGTCGCCGCTTGGACCGACCGGCCACCGGCCGAGGTCGCGCGGGGAGTCATCCAGCACCACTGGGCGCAGCTCGGCGCGATGACCCCGCGGAAGTGGGAGCTGGACCTGACCGTGTTCTGCGATGGCGTCGTGGTCGGCCAGCAGAGCATCGGTGCGCGCGAGCTGGCCATCACCGGCGAGGTGAGCACCGGCTCCTGGCTCGGGCGGCGGTTCCAGGGCCAGGGCATCGGCACCGAGATGCGCGCCGCCGTGCTGCACCTCGCTTTCGCCGGTCTCGGTGCGGCCGAGGCGGTCTCCAGCGCGTTCGAGGACAACACCGCTTCCTTGGTCGTGTCCCGCAAACTCGGCTACGAGCCCGATGGCATCATCCGCCAGGTGATCCGCGGCGCTCTCGCCGTCGAGCACCGGCAGCGCATCACCAGGGTGGCGTGGCAGCAGCACCGCACCACCCCCGTCACCATCCACGGCCTCGACCCCTGCCTGCCACTGCTCGGGGTGGAAGAATCCACTGTGGACGTCTGA
- a CDS encoding sensor histidine kinase, which produces MNRALAVLTCGAFVTLVLGVLASGEAVPAISLGALFTVLGTVGFVWVRAREQLAWAVAYVVVQLPLAFTVFALDPGVGPTLFLVVLVSQCVLMLPRPGTALVIALVPFVHAGMPWAEALREGFGVLASVLFAAVITELLQREQRARGELAEAHERLRDYAAQAEKLATAQERNRVARDIHDGLGHSLTVIQMQVKAARAVLPKDSAKADEVLAKAQQQAETALGEVRRSVSTLREPRSTPPLPEALRALAEENSAAGVPTHLTISGAERQLAEEVREALYRTAQEGLTNVRKHARATSADLVLDYAKSFVRLEVRDDGMGAAEPGEPGFGLLGVQERATHLGGRMDVRAEPGQGRTLTVEVPG; this is translated from the coding sequence ATGAACCGGGCTCTCGCCGTGCTGACCTGTGGCGCGTTCGTCACGTTGGTGCTCGGCGTGCTCGCATCCGGCGAAGCGGTTCCCGCGATCTCACTGGGAGCACTGTTCACCGTCCTCGGCACGGTCGGGTTCGTGTGGGTGCGCGCACGCGAACAGCTCGCATGGGCGGTGGCGTACGTCGTGGTTCAGCTGCCGTTGGCCTTCACGGTGTTCGCGCTGGACCCGGGTGTCGGCCCCACGCTCTTCCTCGTGGTCCTGGTGAGCCAGTGCGTGCTGATGCTTCCACGTCCCGGCACAGCGTTGGTGATCGCTCTCGTTCCCTTCGTACACGCGGGAATGCCGTGGGCGGAGGCGCTGCGCGAGGGCTTCGGTGTGCTGGCGTCGGTGCTGTTCGCCGCGGTCATTACCGAGCTCCTGCAACGGGAACAGCGGGCGCGCGGCGAACTCGCTGAGGCACACGAGCGGTTGCGCGACTATGCCGCACAGGCCGAGAAGCTGGCCACAGCCCAGGAACGCAACCGCGTGGCGCGCGACATCCACGATGGGCTCGGACATTCGCTCACGGTCATCCAGATGCAGGTCAAGGCCGCGCGAGCCGTGCTGCCGAAGGATTCCGCCAAGGCCGACGAAGTGCTCGCGAAGGCGCAGCAGCAGGCTGAGACCGCGCTGGGCGAGGTGCGGCGTTCAGTGAGCACGCTGCGCGAACCACGCTCGACGCCACCGTTGCCGGAAGCCTTGCGTGCGTTGGCGGAGGAGAACTCGGCGGCCGGTGTGCCCACGCACCTGACGATCTCCGGAGCCGAGCGACAGCTGGCGGAGGAGGTTCGCGAAGCGCTCTACCGAACCGCCCAGGAAGGGCTGACCAACGTTCGCAAGCACGCTCGCGCCACGAGTGCTGATCTGGTGCTCGACTACGCGAAAAGCTTTGTGCGCCTTGAAGTTCGCGACGACGGGATGGGTGCTGCCGAGCCGGGTGAGCCCGGTTTCGGCCTGCTGGGGGTGCAGGAGCGAGCCACGCATCTCGGCGGGCGGATGGACGTCCGGGCCGAGCCGGGGCAGGGCCGCACGCTGACCGTGGAGGTGCCGGGATGA
- a CDS encoding response regulator, which translates to MSPVRVLLVDDQALFREALATLLATHDAIEVVGEAGDGGEALRLVAELGPDVVLMDLRMPVLDGVAATRRLRVEHPHVQVIALTTFDDDEDVFSALRAGALGYLLKDVSSARLVEAVHAAARGESVLQPSVAAKVVARFAQLPDAETPRPQPLVVPLSERELEVLRLLADGHSNREIATALYLAEGTVKNHVTNVLAKLGARDRTQAALRARALGLL; encoded by the coding sequence ATGAGCCCGGTGCGAGTGCTGCTCGTGGACGACCAGGCGCTGTTCCGCGAGGCGCTGGCGACGCTGCTGGCCACCCACGACGCCATCGAGGTGGTCGGCGAGGCGGGCGACGGCGGCGAAGCGCTGCGCCTGGTCGCCGAGCTGGGGCCCGACGTCGTGCTGATGGACCTGCGCATGCCGGTGCTCGACGGTGTCGCGGCCACCCGGCGGCTGCGCGTCGAGCACCCCCACGTCCAGGTCATCGCGCTGACGACCTTCGACGACGACGAGGACGTGTTCTCCGCCCTGCGCGCGGGTGCGCTCGGCTACCTGCTCAAGGACGTCTCCTCGGCGCGGCTGGTCGAGGCGGTCCACGCGGCGGCCCGCGGCGAGTCGGTGCTCCAGCCGTCGGTCGCGGCGAAGGTCGTCGCCCGCTTCGCCCAGCTGCCCGACGCCGAGACGCCACGCCCGCAACCGCTGGTCGTGCCGCTGTCCGAGCGCGAACTGGAGGTGCTGCGCCTGCTGGCCGACGGGCACAGCAACCGCGAGATCGCCACGGCGCTCTACCTGGCCGAGGGCACGGTGAAGAACCACGTGACGAACGTGCTGGCCAAGCTCGGCGCACGGGACCGGACCCAGGCGGCCCTGCGCGCCCGCGCCCTCGGCCTGCTCTGA
- a CDS encoding DJ-1/PfpI family protein produces the protein MRTFLRALAALIAVLLVPGVSAAVSVTSTFGAFHAPGPERAVPAAAPIQHDPAKPTAVVLVGELGAVISDVLVPYEILASTGRFNVYTVAARRVLLPLTGGLDLVPDLTFDDPLARTPDLVVVPALPDVGQPSTAPITDWLRVQSARGAQMLTVCNGAGVLASAGLLDGRRATAHWLRLNRFEANYPKVNWVRGARYVDDGTLVSTGGILSSVDGTLHMIERLAGPAVAANAAAAVRWRHYRAGPPVSSGLALPDVVAIFNGGYRWSPSTVGVLLTNGVGEIELASVFEPHSQSLAARTLALSTDGGPVRSRHGLTFVPRGDVAGAAPRLDRLLVPGSARIAPVPGAPAPEYVHDGGFAFDATLRDLARNIDVATARWTAKVLELPTNGLVLEGPAWPWGPTLLPFALILLGVAVVAVVRKRPFLAKR, from the coding sequence ATGCGCACCTTCCTCCGCGCCCTCGCCGCGTTGATCGCCGTGCTGCTGGTCCCCGGGGTGTCCGCTGCTGTCTCGGTCACCTCGACGTTCGGCGCCTTCCACGCTCCCGGACCAGAGCGCGCGGTTCCCGCCGCCGCGCCGATCCAGCACGATCCGGCCAAGCCGACCGCAGTCGTCCTCGTGGGCGAGCTGGGCGCCGTCATCTCGGATGTCCTCGTCCCCTATGAGATTCTCGCTTCCACTGGCCGCTTCAACGTCTACACCGTCGCCGCGCGGCGCGTGCTCCTGCCGTTGACCGGCGGCCTCGACCTCGTTCCCGACCTCACCTTCGACGATCCGCTCGCGCGAACGCCGGATCTGGTGGTGGTTCCCGCGCTGCCGGATGTCGGTCAGCCCAGCACTGCGCCCATCACCGACTGGTTGCGCGTGCAGTCCGCTCGCGGCGCGCAGATGCTCACCGTCTGCAACGGAGCGGGCGTGCTCGCCTCCGCCGGTCTGCTCGACGGCAGGCGCGCCACCGCGCACTGGTTGCGGCTCAACAGGTTCGAAGCGAACTACCCGAAGGTCAACTGGGTTCGCGGTGCGCGCTACGTCGACGACGGGACCTTGGTCAGCACGGGAGGCATCCTGTCCAGCGTCGACGGCACACTGCACATGATCGAGCGGCTGGCCGGTCCCGCCGTCGCCGCCAATGCCGCCGCGGCCGTGCGGTGGCGGCACTACCGCGCCGGCCCACCCGTGTCGAGCGGGCTCGCCTTGCCAGATGTCGTGGCGATCTTCAACGGCGGCTACCGCTGGAGCCCGTCGACGGTCGGCGTGCTGCTGACCAACGGTGTCGGCGAAATCGAGCTGGCGTCCGTGTTCGAACCGCACAGCCAGTCGCTGGCCGCGCGAACTCTGGCGTTGAGCACCGACGGCGGACCGGTCCGCTCGCGCCACGGGCTGACCTTCGTGCCACGCGGCGATGTGGCTGGCGCCGCGCCCCGACTCGATCGTCTGCTCGTTCCCGGCTCCGCCCGCATCGCTCCGGTTCCTGGCGCGCCGGCACCCGAGTACGTGCACGACGGCGGCTTCGCCTTCGACGCCACACTGCGCGACCTGGCCCGGAACATCGACGTGGCAACCGCCCGCTGGACCGCGAAGGTGCTCGAACTGCCCACCAACGGCCTGGTTCTCGAAGGCCCTGCCTGGCCCTGGGGCCCGACCTTGCTCCCCTTCGCGCTCATCCTGCTCGGCGTGGCTGTCGTCGCCGTCGTCCGGAAGCGACCTTTCCTGGCGAAACGGTGA
- a CDS encoding cation diffusion facilitator family transporter translates to MGHGHGHGIAANNPESASAKHLNRLYAAVGLGAFTLVMQVVVGLSTSSLALLSDSAHVFTDVLGITLAVVAILVARKARDSKGRTFGMYRAEVLAALANTLLLFGVAIGVLVEAIDRLGTPPEVPGLPVTIVALIGLAANVIAFFLLRSGAKESINVRGAYLEVMADMIGSVGVLVSGLVTMFFGWRYADPLIGVAIGLFVLPRAYVLGRGALRILFQHAPERVDVASVQADLLTLKGVIEVHDLHVWTLTSGMEVASAHLITEAGMEHTEVLLAAQRLLAENYHIEHATLQVEPADCATPCRELAW, encoded by the coding sequence ATGGGACACGGACATGGGCACGGCATCGCGGCGAACAACCCCGAGAGCGCGTCGGCCAAGCATCTGAACCGGCTCTACGCCGCGGTGGGGCTGGGGGCGTTCACGCTGGTCATGCAGGTCGTGGTGGGGCTGAGCACGTCCTCGCTCGCCCTGCTGTCGGATTCCGCGCACGTGTTCACCGACGTCCTGGGGATCACCCTGGCCGTGGTCGCGATCCTGGTCGCCCGCAAGGCCCGCGACAGCAAGGGGCGGACGTTCGGCATGTACCGGGCCGAGGTCCTGGCCGCGCTGGCCAACACCCTGCTGCTGTTCGGCGTCGCGATCGGGGTGCTGGTCGAGGCGATCGACCGCCTGGGCACGCCGCCGGAGGTCCCGGGGCTGCCGGTCACGATCGTCGCGCTGATCGGCCTCGCCGCGAACGTGATCGCGTTCTTCCTGCTCCGGTCGGGGGCCAAGGAGAGCATCAACGTCCGCGGCGCCTACCTCGAAGTGATGGCCGACATGATCGGCTCGGTCGGGGTGCTGGTCAGCGGTCTCGTGACGATGTTCTTCGGCTGGCGCTACGCGGACCCGCTGATCGGTGTCGCGATCGGCCTGTTCGTGCTGCCGCGGGCGTACGTGCTGGGCCGCGGCGCTCTGCGCATCCTCTTCCAGCACGCGCCGGAGCGGGTGGACGTGGCCTCGGTGCAGGCGGACCTGCTGACCCTGAAGGGCGTGATCGAGGTGCACGACCTGCACGTGTGGACGCTGACCTCCGGGATGGAGGTCGCGTCGGCCCACCTGATCACCGAGGCGGGTATGGAGCACACCGAGGTTCTGCTTGCGGCACAACGGCTGCTGGCCGAGAACTACCACATCGAGCACGCCACGTTGCAGGTCGAGCCGGCCGACTGCGCCACCCCGTGCCGCGAACTAGCCTGGTGA
- a CDS encoding Pvc16 family protein — MIVEVDEALRAALRENLPRGTLVRFDPPTPSWLAEPRPRPTVHLFLFEIRADAELRYLVTARAEDIEREHELLDRALSILTAVDAVRLADPGGGQLWSALGMPARAAFVLAVSSPG, encoded by the coding sequence GTGATCGTGGAAGTGGACGAGGCGCTCCGCGCGGCGCTGCGGGAGAACCTGCCGCGCGGAACCCTCGTCCGTTTCGACCCGCCGACCCCGAGCTGGCTGGCCGAGCCCCGTCCCAGGCCGACCGTGCACCTGTTCCTGTTCGAGATCCGCGCGGACGCCGAGCTCCGGTACCTGGTGACGGCGCGGGCGGAGGACATCGAGCGGGAGCACGAGCTGCTCGACCGCGCGCTGAGCATCCTGACCGCGGTGGACGCGGTGCGGCTGGCCGATCCGGGCGGGGGCCAGCTGTGGAGCGCGCTCGGCATGCCAGCGCGGGCCGCCTTCGTGCTCGCGGTCAGCTCACCAGGCTAG
- a CDS encoding response regulator transcription factor, whose product MMMAERLSLLLHATDGISRAGVAAALGPRQEVRFVSVDEARPDAVAMVVTDRTDARSSQVLRELRYRGFTKLVLVASEFDDAELLTAIEIGVCGVLRRAEATPEALLRLVQAAAGGESNLPPELLGRLIQRVSRLHRPGSRRGGAITGMTPRETEVLRMVADGLDTREISERLNYSQRTVKSILHDIISRFQLRNRPHAVAFALREGLI is encoded by the coding sequence TTGATGATGGCCGAACGGCTCTCGCTGCTGCTGCACGCGACGGACGGCATCTCCCGCGCGGGTGTGGCCGCCGCGCTGGGTCCACGACAGGAAGTCCGGTTCGTCAGCGTCGACGAGGCGCGGCCGGACGCGGTGGCCATGGTCGTCACCGACCGCACCGACGCCCGCAGCTCCCAGGTGCTGCGGGAACTGAGGTACCGGGGTTTCACCAAGCTGGTGCTGGTGGCCTCGGAGTTCGACGACGCCGAGTTGCTGACCGCCATCGAGATCGGGGTCTGCGGGGTACTCCGACGGGCGGAGGCGACGCCGGAGGCGTTGCTGCGTCTGGTGCAGGCGGCGGCGGGCGGGGAGAGCAACCTCCCTCCGGAGCTGCTCGGCAGGCTGATCCAGCGTGTGTCCCGGCTGCACCGGCCGGGGTCCCGGCGGGGCGGGGCGATCACGGGGATGACGCCGAGGGAGACCGAGGTCCTGCGCATGGTGGCCGACGGGCTGGACACGCGGGAGATCTCCGAGCGGCTGAACTACTCGCAGCGGACGGTGAAGAGCATCCTGCACGACATCATCAGCCGCTTCCAGCTGCGCAACCGCCCGCACGCGGTGGCGTTCGCCTTGCGGGAGGGACTGATTTGA